A genomic region of Vitis vinifera cultivar Pinot Noir 40024 chromosome 7, ASM3070453v1 contains the following coding sequences:
- the LOC100245269 gene encoding stachyose synthase: MAPPNDPVKSIFSVIGSESPVQYFDLSNGKFSIKGVPLLSEVPSNVTFSSFSSISQSSNAPLHLLQRVQSMSYKGGFFGFAKEEPSDRLKNSLGKFNNRNFLSIFRFKTWWSTMWVGSSGSDLQLETQWVLLDVPEIRSYVLILPLIEGSFRSALQPGVDGHTMIYAESGSTQVKASSFDAIAYVHVSENPYDLMKEAYSAARVHLNTFRLLEEKAVPPLVNKFGWCTWDAFYLTVDPIGVWHGVNEFAEGGVSPRFLIIDDGWQSINIDGDNPNEDAKNLVLGGTQMTARLYRLDECEKFRRYQGGLMLGPKAPSFDPKRPKMLIAKAIEVEHAEKARDKAINSGVTDLSPFDLKIEKLKKELNEIFGGEENSTSSESCRSCCCKVENNGMKAFTRDLRTKFKGLDDIYVWHALCGAWGGVRPDSTHLNSKVVPVRVSPGLDGTMNDLAVVKIVEGGIGLAHPDQADDFYDSMHSHLNKVGITGVKVDVIHTLEYVCEEYGGRVELGKAYYKGLSNSISKNFNGTGIIASMQQCNDFFFLGTQQISFGRVGDDFWFQDPNGDPMGVYWLQGVHMIHCAYNSMWMGQIIQPDWDMFQSDHLCAKFHAGSRAICGGPVYVSDSVGGHDFDLIKKLVFPDGTIPKCLHFALPTRDCLFKNPLFDSKTILKIWNLNKYGGVIGAFNCQGAGWDPKEQRIKGYSECYKPMSGSVHVTNIEWDQKIEATGMGEAEEFAVYLDQAEELFLVTPRSDPTQITIQPSTFEIFSYVPIKKLGPTAKFAPIGLTNMFNSGGTLQELEYNESGAETGVKVKVKGGGNFLAYSSEKPKKCYLNGTEVGFEWGVDGKLTLSLPWIEEAGGLSDVGFLF; encoded by the exons atggCACCCCCTAATGATCCTGTTAAGTCAATTTTCAGTGTTATTGGGTCTGAGAGTCCTGTCCAATACTTTGATTTGTCGAATGGTAAGTTCAGTATTAAAGGTGTACCATTGCTCTCTGAAGTTCCCAGCAATGTCACTTTCAGTTCCTTTTCATCTATATCTCAATCCTCTAATGCTCCACTTCACCTGCTCCAGCGTGTCCAGTCCATGTCTTATAAGGGTGGGTTTTTCGGGTTCGCTAAAGAGGAGCCTTCTGATAGGTTGAAGAACTCCTTGGGCAAGTTCAATAATAGGAATTTTCTTAGCATCTTTAGGTTCAAGACATGGTGGTCTACCATGTGGGTGGGGAGTTCTGGCTCAGATTTGCAACTGGAAACTCAATGGGTTCTCTTAGATGTTCCTGAAATAAGGTCATATGTCCTCATTTTACCCTTGATTGAGGGGAGTTTTAGGTCTGCTCTTCAGCCTGGTGTTGATGGGCACACCATGATTTATGCAGAGAGCGGTTCTACTCAAGTGAAGGCATCATCTTTTGATGCCATCGCTTATGTTCATGTGTCTGAAAATCCCTACGACTTGATGAAAGAGGCTTATAGTGCTGCTAGGGTCCATCTCAATACCTTTCGGCTCTTGGAAGAGAAAGCAGTTCCACCACTGGTAAACAAGTTCGGTTGGTGCACCTGGGATGCATTCTACTTAACTGTGGATCCTATCGGCGTATGGCATGGGGTGAATGAATTTGCTGAAGGTGGTGTTTCGCCAAGATTTCTCATTATTGATGATGGCTGGCAAAGTATCAACATAGATGGCGACAACCCGAATGAGGATGCAAAAAATCTTGTTTTGGGTGGGACTCAAATGACTGCCAGGCTCTACCGGTTGGATGAATGTGAGAAGTTCAGAAGGTACCAGGGTGGGTTGATGTTGGGACCTAAGGCTCCTTCTTTTGATCCAAAGAGGCCAAAGATGCTGATTGCAAAGGCGATTGAGGTTGAGCATGCTGAGAAGGCTCGTGATAAAGCAATCAATTCTGGGGTCACTGATCTGTCtccatttgatttgaaaattgagaagctGAAGAAAGAGTTGAATGAAATATTCGGTGGGGAAGAAAATAGCACTTCAAGTGAGAGTTGTAGAAGCTGTTGTTGCAAGGTTGAGAACAATGGAATGAAAGCTTTTACTAGGGATTTGAGAACTAAATTTAAAGGTTTGGATGATATATACGTCTGGCATGCCTTATGTGGTGCTTGGGGCGGTGTTAGGCCGGACTCTACTCATCTCAATTCCAAGGTAGTTCCCGTTAGAGTCTCTCCTGGACTTGATGGGACAATGAATGACCTTGCGGTGGTGAAAATTGTTGAAGGTGGAATTGGGCTTGCTCATCCTGATCAAGCTGATGATTTCTATGATTCAATGCACTCCCACCTTAACAAGGTCGGGATTACAGGAGTTAAAGTGGATGTCATTCAT ACACTTGAATATGTGTGTGAGGAGTACGGAGGCCGGGTTGAGCTTGGAAAGGCTTATTACAAGGGGCTGAGTAATTCCATTTCCAAGAACTTCAATGGAACTGGGATCATAGCTAGCATGCAACAATGCAATGACTTTTTCTTCCTAGGGACACAGCAGATATCTTTCGGAAGAGTAG GTGATGACTTTTGGTTTCAAGACCCAAACGGGGATCCAATGGGGGTTTATTGGTTACAAGGAGTTCATATGATCCACTGTGCCTACAACAGCATGTGGATGGGTCAGATCATACAGCCAGATTGGGATATGTTCCAATCTGACCACCTTTGTGCTAAGTTCCATGCTGGATCAAGGGCCATATGTGGAGGCCCTGTCTACGTGAGTGACTCAGTTGGTGGCCATGATTTCGATCTTATAAAGAAGCTTGTGTTCCCTGATGGTACCATTCCCAAGTGCCTGCATTTCGCTCTCCCAACAAGAGATTGCCTTTTCAAGAACCCTCTCTTCGACAGTAAAACCATTCTCAAGATTTGGAACTTGAATAAG TATGGTGGTGTGATAGGAGCTTTTAACTGTCAAGGAGCCGGGTGGGACCCCAAAGAGCAAAGGATCAAGGGCTACTCAGAGTGCTACAAGCCAATGTCTGGTTCAGTTCATGTTACTAACATCGAATGGGACCAAAAAATAGAAGCAACAGGGATGGGTGAAGCCGAAGAATTTGCTGTCTATCTTGACCAGGCTGAGGAACTATTCCTAGTGACCCCTAGATCAGATCCCACTCAGATCACCATCCAACCATCTACATTTGAGATATTCAGCTACGTGCCAATCAAAAAGCTTGGCCCGACAGCCAAGTTTGCGCCCATTGGACTTACAAACATGTTCAATAGTGGAGGGACCTTGCAAGAATTGGAGTATAATGAGTCAGGAGCTGAGACTGGTGTTAAAGTCAAAGTTAAAGGAGGGGGGAATTTCTTGGCCTATTCAAGTGAGAAACCAAAGAAGTGTTATTTGAATGGCACTGAAGTGGGCTTTGAGTGGGGGGTTGATGGCAAACTCACTTTAAGTCTCCCTTGGATTGAAGAAGCCGGTGGCCTTTCTGATGTGGGTTTTCTCTTTTGA